The proteins below come from a single Ruficoccus amylovorans genomic window:
- a CDS encoding AsmA family protein, whose product MIKKILLVLVALVIIAGVVLYFTLDNIVSKSVKYAINTYGPQATQTSVTVKDVGISVFGGSAKIGDLQVGNPESFQPPANAFSLGDISVSLQPASLMSDIIVIDEITITDAEFNYITKTFTSSNLQTILDNVKDFSGKAAQAPATTTPATAEQPPAAASQKKFVIHNVRVTGAKANATVLGQSIKVEIPDIILQNESPEGINPAELVDKVLSDVLVQVIEQISKQVEEIAKDPTKAGLDIIKGATDTGDETVDKAVDTIKNLF is encoded by the coding sequence ATGATCAAAAAAATCCTTCTAGTGCTCGTCGCACTCGTCATCATCGCCGGTGTGGTGCTCTACTTCACGCTGGATAATATCGTCAGCAAGAGCGTCAAGTACGCCATCAACACCTACGGACCGCAAGCCACCCAGACCTCGGTCACGGTCAAGGACGTGGGCATTTCGGTTTTCGGGGGCAGCGCCAAGATCGGCGACCTCCAGGTCGGCAACCCGGAAAGCTTCCAGCCGCCGGCCAACGCCTTCAGCTTGGGGGACATCAGCGTCTCGCTCCAGCCCGCTTCGCTCATGAGCGACATCATCGTGATCGATGAGATCACCATCACGGACGCGGAGTTCAACTACATCACGAAGACTTTTACGTCGAGCAACCTGCAAACCATCCTCGACAATGTGAAGGACTTCTCCGGCAAGGCCGCGCAAGCTCCCGCTACCACCACTCCGGCCACGGCTGAGCAGCCGCCCGCCGCCGCTTCGCAGAAGAAGTTTGTCATCCACAACGTCCGCGTCACCGGGGCCAAGGCCAACGCCACCGTGCTGGGCCAGTCGATCAAGGTCGAGATCCCCGACATCATCCTCCAGAACGAATCCCCCGAGGGCATCAACCCCGCCGAACTGGTGGACAAGGTCCTCTCCGATGTGCTCGTGCAGGTCATCGAACAGATCAGCAAGCAGGTCGAGGAGATCGCCAAAGACCCGACCAAGGCCGGCCTGGACATCATCAAGGGCGCTACTGACACTGGTGATGAAACCGTGGACAAGGCTGTCGATACGATCAAGAATCTCTTCTAG